In Acidobacteriota bacterium, one DNA window encodes the following:
- a CDS encoding glutaredoxin family protein has product MDLIVYTAAWCRDCREAKRFLTTHNIPFTEVDIERTPGAADLVLANVGKRAIPQFVIDGKWVQPYRPGEGFLYDEMEELFGVSS; this is encoded by the coding sequence ATGGATCTGATTGTCTACACGGCCGCATGGTGCCGCGACTGCCGCGAAGCAAAGCGCTTCCTCACCACGCACAATATCCCTTTTACCGAAGTCGATATTGAGCGGACACCGGGCGCAGCCGACCTGGTTCTTGCCAACGTCGGCAAACGCGCGATCCCGCAGTTTGTCATCGACGGCAAATGGGTGCAGCCGTATCGTCCGGGCGAGGGCTTTCTCTACGACGAGATGGAAGAACTCTTCGGCGTCTCGTCGTAG
- a CDS encoding vitamin B12-dependent ribonucleotide reductase, with the protein MATIPNQTTGAAQYQNNAQTSAPAKRAPGLTFSRHFTRPGVSPFDEIVWELRDAVIQDFKGKTIFEQKNVEVPADWSMTATNIVASKYLHGQIGTDERETGVRALITRVAESIRDWGVEGGYFASAQDADTFYAELCHLLLNQKVAFNSPVWFNVGCDRLEPNSDAQNWHWNPHTCAIEFSVTGYRKPQCSACFINSVTDSLDSILTLAKTEGMLFKWGSGTGSNLSNIRGSMETLSGGGTASGPLSFMRGFDAFAGVIKSGGKTRRAAKMVILNVDHPDIIDFIECKQKEEAKAYTLVQAGYDGSGPDSEAYSSIFFQNANNSVRVTDEFMAAVEADIVFSTRTVKNRLPVKEYRARDIMNKIAEATWQCGDPGMQYDTTINRWHTSKNSGRINASNPCSEYMFLDDSACNLASFNLLKFLTPGGQFDIASYRHGIEVVTTAMEIIVDAAGYPTESIAKNSHDYRPLGLGYANLGALLMAFGLPYDSDAGRDFAATVTSILCGDAYWQSSRIAELCPPLGAATPLTQQAHIAGGACPGFYVNREPFLDVIRMHRAEVNRIGASFDSAEPFVAPQLDELIEASRHSWDGALAHGERFGYRNSQVTVLAPTGTIGFMMDCDTTGIEPDLALVKYKKLVGGGMIKIVNNTVPSALFKLGYTNAEVDAIVSYIDATGTIEGAPAVKPEHLAVFDCSFKASKGTRSIHYMGHIKMMSATQPFLSGAISKTVNLPQDATVDDIAEAYIESWRQGLKAVAIYRDNSKGSQPLNVSGADGKAQKEKDASEKGVILSEGAAAVEGPAVLAAAEARLQAQQHQIAALETQLRQLAEAATRNADSPDAQSPPRAVRHRLPAERASVTHKFGLSGHEGYITVGLYPNGQPGEIFIRMAKEGSTVSGLMDSFATAVSLALQHGVPLKVLCEKFAHTRFEPSGWTGNEQIGYAKSIMDYIFRWLQIRFLSGQQLSLFAGLAPQQAIPVEGSVLAPGNHVISSLTAGADHKDGYSVTEQRPASLPGIYAETYTTTPPQQGIAPDPKAYSSYSVIPTGAEGGVEGSASPLAMEDRGIYHAATAMKSMVDMGDAPSCSTCGAIMTRNGSCYRCMECGSTSGCS; encoded by the coding sequence ATGGCAACGATCCCGAATCAGACCACCGGCGCCGCTCAGTACCAGAACAACGCCCAGACCTCCGCACCAGCCAAGCGCGCCCCCGGCCTGACCTTCTCGCGCCACTTCACCCGCCCCGGCGTCTCGCCCTTCGACGAGATCGTCTGGGAGCTCCGCGACGCCGTCATTCAGGACTTCAAGGGCAAGACCATCTTCGAGCAGAAGAACGTCGAGGTTCCCGCCGACTGGTCCATGACCGCGACCAACATCGTCGCCTCCAAGTACCTCCACGGCCAGATCGGCACCGACGAACGCGAGACCGGCGTCCGCGCCCTCATCACCCGCGTCGCCGAGAGCATCCGCGACTGGGGCGTCGAGGGCGGCTACTTCGCCTCTGCCCAGGATGCCGACACATTCTACGCCGAGCTCTGCCACCTGCTGCTCAACCAGAAGGTCGCCTTCAACTCGCCTGTCTGGTTCAACGTCGGCTGCGATCGCCTGGAGCCGAACTCCGACGCGCAGAACTGGCACTGGAACCCGCACACCTGTGCCATTGAGTTTTCCGTCACCGGCTATCGCAAGCCGCAGTGCTCGGCCTGCTTCATCAACTCGGTCACCGACTCGCTCGACTCCATCCTCACCCTCGCCAAGACCGAGGGCATGCTCTTCAAGTGGGGATCGGGCACTGGCTCGAACCTCTCCAATATCCGCGGCTCGATGGAAACCCTCTCGGGTGGCGGCACTGCCAGCGGACCGCTCTCGTTCATGCGCGGCTTCGATGCCTTCGCCGGCGTCATCAAGTCCGGCGGCAAGACCCGCCGTGCCGCCAAGATGGTCATCCTCAACGTCGACCATCCCGACATCATCGACTTCATCGAGTGCAAGCAGAAGGAAGAGGCCAAGGCCTACACGCTCGTGCAGGCGGGCTACGACGGCTCCGGTCCTGACTCCGAGGCCTACAGCTCCATCTTCTTCCAGAACGCCAACAACTCCGTGCGCGTCACCGACGAGTTCATGGCCGCCGTCGAGGCCGACATCGTCTTCTCCACCCGCACCGTCAAGAACCGCCTGCCGGTGAAGGAGTACCGCGCCCGCGACATCATGAACAAGATCGCCGAAGCCACCTGGCAGTGCGGCGACCCTGGCATGCAGTACGACACCACCATCAACCGCTGGCACACGAGCAAGAACTCGGGCCGCATCAACGCCTCCAACCCCTGCTCCGAGTACATGTTCCTCGACGACTCGGCCTGCAACCTTGCCTCCTTCAATCTCCTGAAGTTCCTCACTCCGGGAGGCCAGTTCGACATCGCCAGCTACCGTCACGGCATTGAAGTCGTCACCACCGCGATGGAGATCATCGTCGACGCCGCCGGCTACCCCACCGAGTCGATCGCGAAGAACTCGCACGACTACCGTCCGCTCGGCCTCGGCTATGCGAACCTCGGCGCGCTGCTGATGGCCTTCGGCCTCCCGTACGACTCCGACGCAGGCCGCGACTTCGCCGCCACCGTCACCTCCATCCTCTGCGGCGACGCCTATTGGCAGTCCTCGCGCATCGCCGAGCTCTGCCCGCCGCTTGGAGCAGCCACGCCGCTCACCCAGCAGGCGCACATCGCTGGCGGAGCCTGCCCCGGCTTCTACGTCAACCGCGAGCCCTTCCTCGACGTCATCCGCATGCACCGCGCCGAGGTTAACCGCATCGGAGCCTCCTTCGACTCCGCCGAGCCCTTCGTCGCTCCTCAGCTCGACGAGCTCATCGAAGCCTCCCGCCACTCCTGGGACGGCGCACTCGCCCACGGCGAACGCTTCGGCTACCGCAACTCCCAGGTCACCGTCCTCGCCCCCACCGGAACCATCGGCTTCATGATGGACTGCGACACCACCGGCATCGAGCCCGACCTCGCACTCGTCAAGTACAAGAAGCTCGTCGGCGGCGGCATGATCAAGATCGTCAACAACACCGTCCCCTCCGCGCTCTTCAAGCTCGGCTACACCAACGCCGAGGTCGACGCCATCGTCAGCTACATCGATGCCACCGGCACCATCGAAGGCGCGCCCGCCGTCAAGCCCGAGCACCTCGCCGTCTTCGACTGCTCCTTCAAGGCCTCCAAGGGCACACGCTCCATCCACTACATGGGCCACATCAAGATGATGTCTGCCACCCAGCCCTTCCTCTCCGGAGCCATCTCCAAGACCGTCAACCTCCCGCAAGACGCCACCGTCGACGACATTGCGGAGGCCTATATCGAGAGCTGGCGTCAGGGCCTCAAGGCCGTCGCCATCTACCGCGACAACTCCAAGGGCTCGCAGCCGCTCAACGTCTCCGGAGCCGACGGCAAGGCCCAGAAGGAGAAGGATGCTTCTGAAAAGGGTGTCATCCTGAGCGAAGGCGCAGCCGCAGTCGAAGGACCTGCGGTCCTTGCCGCCGCCGAGGCCCGTCTTCAGGCGCAGCAGCATCAGATCGCCGCTCTCGAAACACAGCTACGTCAGCTTGCCGAGGCGGCCACCAGGAACGCCGACTCGCCCGACGCACAGTCTCCTCCGCGCGCCGTCCGTCACCGCCTGCCCGCCGAGCGCGCATCGGTCACGCACAAGTTCGGCCTCTCCGGCCACGAGGGCTACATCACCGTCGGCCTATACCCCAACGGCCAACCCGGCGAGATCTTCATCCGCATGGCCAAGGAAGGCTCCACCGTCTCCGGACTCATGGACTCCTTCGCCACTGCCGTCTCGCTCGCGCTCCAGCACGGTGTGCCGCTCAAGGTCCTCTGCGAGAAGTTCGCCCACACCCGCTTCGAGCCCTCCGGCTGGACCGGCAACGAGCAGATCGGCTACGCCAAGTCCATCATGGACTACATCTTCCGCTGGCTGCAGATCCGCTTCCTCTCCGGCCAGCAGCTCTCCCTCTTCGCCGGACTCGCCCCGCAGCAAGCCATCCCGGTCGAGGGCAGCGTCCTCGCCCCCGGCAACCACGTCATCTCCTCGCTCACCGCAGGCGCCGACCACAAAGACGGCTACTCCGTGACCGAGCAGAGACCAGCGTCTCTCCCCGGCATCTACGCGGAGACCTACACCACCACACCCCCACAGCAGGGAATCGCCCCCGACCCGAAAGCCTACTCCTCCTACAGTGTCATCCCGACCGGAGCCGAAGGCGGAGTGGAGGGATCTGCTTCTCCCCTCGCCATGGAAGACCGCGGCATCTACCACGCCGCCACAGCCATGAAGTCCATGGTCGACATGGGCGACGCCCCAAGCTGCTCCACCTGCGGAGCCATCATGACCCGCAACGGAAGCTGCTACCGCTGCATGGAGTGCGGAAGCACCAGCGGCTGCAGCTAA
- a CDS encoding AAA family ATPase — protein sequence MKITKFRIKNYKSIIDSGDCYFSDKLTILAGKNESGKTSILEALEDFDEDRTLRDEAKPIEGDGIPQVSVSFALDAHEIGKILAEIKTSATALKGISIALTKKYGVKGYTLDSDSRRLLGLSNIYDSSKRQILDSIKKADSFIKAAGSSAKFPRLEKQKPSDYKKLSDYKIEAVNFRTQNTGLADVASEVEKIEKAADDYYEREELVTAFTEQFVRTQLPYFILFSSFDDEFPKSIPIASLAQNEWALDLEHVSNFSVEKMSSTNQQDQVNHENSVNVEFSEKFEKYWTQDKIKLQIRKDGTNLNFWIVENNRLYYPSQRSKGQQWYLSFYVKIVARLRENKPNVILIDEPGLYLHAKAQKDLLMVLMENTSDSPVVFSTHSPYLITEGNLENIRLVEKATQGTRILGKIHAHPTADKETLTPILTAIGLGINDSIANIDQKDNVVVEGPEDVFYLRSFKELEKKELKTNFINGGGASNMGIVGAILEGWGAYVYYLFDNDQGKKDSEKHLKEWKVLPEAIKEVMKKDGATIVDIFSTDDFKKHVLEDLKAIYTSSNSGYVKSLKPRPDKVLFARKFLQKVRSGEVSLDEETRKNIHNLFKEIQFTKRSS from the coding sequence ATGAAAATCACGAAATTCAGAATCAAAAATTATAAGTCCATCATCGATTCGGGCGATTGCTATTTCAGCGATAAGCTAACTATCCTCGCCGGGAAAAATGAATCTGGAAAGACTTCAATCCTTGAAGCTCTTGAGGACTTTGATGAGGATCGAACACTTAGAGACGAGGCGAAGCCGATTGAAGGAGATGGAATACCCCAAGTATCCGTTTCGTTTGCCCTCGATGCTCACGAAATTGGCAAGATTCTAGCGGAGATTAAAACAAGCGCGACGGCCTTGAAGGGTATTTCGATTGCACTTACTAAAAAGTATGGCGTAAAAGGCTATACGCTAGATTCTGATTCACGCAGATTACTCGGATTGTCGAATATATACGATAGCTCAAAGAGGCAGATATTAGATTCAATCAAGAAAGCCGATTCTTTTATTAAGGCTGCTGGGAGCAGCGCCAAATTCCCACGTTTAGAGAAGCAAAAGCCTAGTGACTACAAAAAGCTTAGTGACTACAAAATCGAGGCAGTCAATTTCAGGACTCAGAACACCGGTCTCGCTGATGTGGCTTCTGAAGTAGAAAAAATCGAGAAGGCCGCCGATGATTACTACGAACGAGAAGAGCTCGTGACCGCGTTTACGGAGCAATTTGTTCGCACCCAATTGCCCTATTTCATCCTTTTTTCCTCTTTTGACGATGAGTTCCCAAAATCTATTCCGATTGCTTCTTTAGCTCAGAATGAGTGGGCTCTGGACCTCGAACATGTCAGTAATTTTTCTGTTGAAAAGATGTCTTCTACAAACCAACAGGATCAAGTAAATCACGAAAATTCAGTAAATGTTGAATTTTCGGAGAAGTTCGAGAAGTACTGGACGCAGGACAAAATAAAATTGCAGATCCGAAAAGACGGTACGAATCTCAACTTCTGGATTGTCGAGAATAACCGTCTGTATTACCCCTCACAAAGGAGCAAAGGCCAGCAGTGGTACCTCTCGTTCTATGTGAAGATCGTCGCCCGGCTAAGGGAAAATAAGCCAAACGTCATCTTAATTGATGAACCAGGCCTTTATCTCCATGCGAAAGCTCAAAAGGATCTTTTAATGGTTCTTATGGAGAATACAAGCGATAGTCCGGTCGTGTTTTCGACTCACTCTCCATATTTAATAACCGAGGGCAATCTTGAAAATATCCGATTAGTTGAGAAGGCTACGCAAGGTACAAGAATCTTGGGGAAAATTCATGCACACCCAACAGCAGATAAAGAGACTCTAACCCCAATTCTCACCGCCATCGGTCTCGGAATCAATGATTCAATTGCCAATATTGACCAAAAGGACAACGTAGTCGTAGAAGGACCAGAAGACGTTTTCTATCTTCGTTCTTTTAAGGAATTGGAGAAAAAGGAGTTGAAAACCAACTTTATCAATGGCGGTGGTGCGTCGAACATGGGAATTGTTGGCGCGATCCTTGAAGGTTGGGGTGCATATGTCTACTACCTTTTCGACAATGATCAAGGGAAGAAGGATAGCGAGAAACATCTAAAGGAATGGAAGGTATTGCCGGAAGCCATAAAAGAGGTTATGAAGAAAGATGGTGCAACCATCGTCGATATTTTCAGCACTGATGACTTCAAAAAACATGTTCTCGAAGATTTAAAAGCTATATATACGTCGTCAAATTCAGGGTATGTCAAAAGCCTCAAACCGCGTCCTGACAAGGTTCTTTTCGCGCGTAAATTTCTTCAAAAGGTAAGGTCGGGAGAGGTATCTCTTGATGAAGAGACGAGGAAAAATATACATAACTTATTCAAGGAAATTCAATTTACGAAACGCTCTTCATAG
- a CDS encoding PEP-CTERM sorting domain-containing protein codes for MKRVAAVLAVCLAFFTTVSRGDTLRTFSITGATTTFNTLTGQVTIDTTTGMGLYGYVQFTDLIGPYPPVQMNLSGPIMNAGCDALSPINCEDFPDTHLMKISSTNLAGTSLVVFLPTPTGLVDYMGGPLCPYLNKCQGDEDTEFLYQNFPYPPFELNGQLVPGWNGDGVEPFNQASLTLVSEVQTPEPSSWLLMGSGALGMLGMWKRRRLKAPETV; via the coding sequence TTGAAGAGAGTCGCTGCTGTCCTCGCAGTTTGCCTTGCGTTCTTTACCACCGTGTCCAGGGGAGACACCCTTCGCACCTTCTCCATCACCGGTGCCACCACGACATTCAATACTCTTACCGGCCAGGTCACCATCGACACCACCACGGGAATGGGGCTTTACGGCTACGTCCAGTTCACCGACCTCATTGGCCCTTACCCGCCGGTTCAGATGAACCTTTCCGGCCCCATCATGAACGCCGGATGCGATGCCCTCTCCCCCATCAACTGTGAGGACTTTCCCGACACCCACCTGATGAAGATCTCCTCTACCAACCTTGCCGGGACCTCCCTTGTTGTCTTTCTCCCAACTCCCACAGGTCTCGTTGACTACATGGGCGGGCCTCTCTGCCCCTATCTGAACAAGTGCCAGGGAGATGAGGACACCGAATTTCTCTACCAGAACTTTCCCTACCCGCCATTTGAGCTCAATGGGCAGCTTGTTCCAGGATGGAACGGCGATGGCGTCGAGCCATTCAACCAAGCCTCACTCACATTAGTCAGCGAAGTCCAGACACCGGAGCCATCATCCTGGCTGCTCATGGGGAGTGGCGCTTTAGGAATGCTTGGCATGTGGAAGCGTAGGCGGCTCAAAGCACCTGAGACGGTTTAG
- a CDS encoding YXWGXW repeat-containing protein, with product MRRFAAAVCAMVLTTATAYAQPMPAQPTMAPPPPPRETIPPIPPKHPHWVWRGGHYRWYGGQYVWAPGEYIRPPHPGYRWYPGRWRQTPRGWVWVEGRWR from the coding sequence ATGCGGCGATTCGCCGCTGCTGTCTGCGCCATGGTGCTCACAACAGCAACGGCGTACGCTCAGCCGATGCCGGCGCAGCCGACGATGGCTCCACCGCCGCCGCCGCGTGAGACGATTCCTCCCATTCCACCGAAGCATCCGCACTGGGTCTGGCGCGGAGGCCACTATCGCTGGTACGGCGGGCAGTATGTCTGGGCGCCAGGAGAATATATACGTCCACCGCACCCCGGCTATCGATGGTATCCCGGCCGGTGGCGGCAGACGCCGCGTGGCTGGGTGTGGGTGGAAGGACGCTGGAGATAG
- a CDS encoding HAD hydrolase family protein: MTAEDRAKKIKVLIFDVDGVLTDGQIFVIPGPDGKGIECKGFAAHDGLGISLGRLGGLRIGIITKRNSQTVAIRARDLKLEFVYQGQAHKMEAANEILAKTGYSLDEMAYVGDDIVDLPVMRQCGLAIATANARQQVKDMAHYVTPHGGGQGAGRDAIDFILSAQGSLERVIEQYLDAENPAAGVTDVGVGNM, from the coding sequence ATGACTGCTGAAGATCGCGCAAAAAAGATAAAGGTCCTCATCTTTGACGTAGACGGTGTTTTAACCGACGGCCAGATATTCGTCATCCCCGGCCCGGACGGGAAGGGAATCGAGTGTAAGGGATTTGCCGCTCACGACGGCTTGGGCATCTCGCTTGGGCGTCTGGGTGGTCTCCGCATCGGCATCATCACCAAGCGGAACTCGCAGACGGTTGCGATTCGCGCGCGCGACCTGAAGCTGGAGTTCGTCTATCAAGGGCAGGCCCACAAGATGGAGGCTGCCAACGAGATCCTCGCGAAGACCGGCTACTCGCTTGATGAGATGGCATACGTCGGCGACGACATTGTCGACCTGCCGGTGATGCGGCAGTGCGGTCTCGCCATTGCAACGGCGAACGCTCGTCAGCAGGTAAAGGACATGGCCCACTACGTTACTCCGCATGGAGGAGGGCAGGGCGCAGGACGCGATGCGATCGACTTCATCCTCTCGGCGCAGGGCTCGCTGGAGCGCGTGATTGAGCAGTACCTTGACGCTGAGAACCCGGCTGCGGGCGTGACAGATGTGGGCGTAGGAAACATGTAG